Proteins encoded in a region of the Bactrocera dorsalis isolate Fly_Bdor unplaced genomic scaffold, ASM2337382v1 BdCtg146, whole genome shotgun sequence genome:
- the LOC105230671 gene encoding 1,5-anhydro-D-fructose reductase — MVSLAPRIKLSNGQEIPAIGLGTWRSHESDAERSVKDAIDLGYRHIDTAFVYENEKEVGSAINAKIAEGQIHKGDDNVHGTLELSDVDYLDTWRAMEKLVDLGLVIGIGLSNFNKQQTQRVLQECRIRPLVNQVECHPGFNQKKLIAFSKQCDIVITAYCPLARPKPDQQWPPFLYDSTAKDLSKKYGKTPAQICLRYLVQLGAVPIPKSVSKSRIAENFSIFDFEINDDDMKIIDGYNTGQRLIPFSGMSHHKYFPFNSNDE, encoded by the exons ATGGTGTCTTTAGCGCCAAGAATTAAACTTAGCAATGGTCAGGAGATTCCAGCAATCGGTCTCGGCACTTGGCGATCGCATGAATCAGATGCAGAGCGTTCGGTAAAAGATGCCATAGATTTAGGTTACAGACATATCGACACAGCATTCGTATATGAAAATGAGAAGGAAGTTGGAAGTGCTATCAATGCAAAGATTGCTGAAG GTCAAATTCACAAAGGTGACGATAATGTACACGGAACATTAGAACTCTCCGATGTAGACTACCTGGATACTTGGCGAGCTATGGAGAAGTTAGTGGATTTGGGCTTAGTAATCGGAATTGGTCTTTCTAACTTCAATAAGCAACAAACACAGCGCGTATTGCAAGAGTGTCGCATACGTCCTTTAGTCAACCAGGTGGAGTGCCACCCAGGCTTTAATCAAAAAAAGCTAATTGCGTTTTCAAAACAATGTGATATTGTTATCACAGCGTATTGCCCTTTAGCACGGCCCAAGCCAGATCAACAGTGGCCACCATTCCTTTACGACAGTACTGCAAAGGATTTATCTAAAAAATATGGAAAGACACCAGCACAAATATGTTTACGTTATCTGGTACAATTGGGCGCTGTACCGATTCCAAAATCGGTTTCCAAAAGTCGCATAgcggaaaatttttcaattttcgattTTGAAATAAACGACGATgatatgaaaataattgatGGCTACAATACCGGTCAGCGATTGATACCTTTTTCTGGTATGAGTCACCACAAGTATTTTCCATTCAATTCCAACGACGAGTag
- the LOC105230670 gene encoding ras-like GTP-binding protein Rho1 has protein sequence MTTIRKKLVIVGDGACGKTCLLIVFSKDQFPEVYVPTVFENYVADIEVDGKQVELALWDTAGQEDYDRLRPLSYPDTDVILMCFSVDSPDSLENIPEKWTPEVKHFCPNVPIILVGNKKDLRNDPNTIRDLAKMKQEPVKPQEGRAMAEKINAFAYLECSAKSKEGVRDVFETATRAALQVKKRKKTKCLLL, from the exons ATGACGACGATTCGAAAAAAGTTGGTGATTGTCGGCGATGGTGCCTGTGGTAAGACTTGTCTTCTAATTGTTTTTAGTAAAGATCAGTTTCCCGAGGTATATGTTCCAACGGTTTTTGAAAACTACGTTGCGGATATTGAAGTTGACGGTAAACAA GTTGAGTTGGCCTTATGGGACACTGCTGGGCAAGAAGATTATGACAGACTTCGACCATTAAGTTACCCAGATACGGATGTCATTCTGATGTGCTTTTCGGTGGATTCGCCTGATTCATTAGAGAATATTCCCGAAAAATGGACTCCAGAG GTTAAACATTTTTGTCCAAATGTTCCCATAATTTTGGTCGGCAATAAAAAGGATTTGCGAAATGATCCCAACACTATTCGT GATCTGGCCAAAATGAAACAGGAGCCTGTTAAGCCTCAGGAGGGTCGTGCTATGGCTGAGAAAATCAATGCCTTTGCTTATTTGGAATGTTCAGCTAAGTCTAAGGAAGGTGTAAGAGATGTCTTCGAAACGGCTACCAGAGCTGCATTACAAGTCAAGAAAAGGAAGAAGACCAAATGCCTTTTGCTCTAA